ccaacgctaattaataaagaatttaagcataatagcccagacgtaccatggcctatagctggtagaaatggagctatcctacggcctacaagataaaagcatatggcaccaaattggaatcagtagtctttaaaagaataaatggactagcaactgtctctgggggagcacccccggttaggtactattaagcaacatttagtgacatgcatcaaaacacatttttaaaaactttgacagaataaagtcttagttattttaataaatatgtttttcagtaaatgtttattcacgcgcatgcggacaaacacacaccccggaggtcaaactaaaaaaaagttgatacaaactacagttgtatcggacacgcacacaaaaacacaaaagagtttgctcaatcaaaaaaacaccaaacatatatagttcatgttttttattaaaatgtataaggattgttttgttatagcgaaattttaaattaatatgagtgggatataagtcatttaggcaacaggatttgaggaagaacctaaatagcagctagaaatgaccgaccaggcaggcagaagtctgcttttcttatctcacaagtcatggaagggtgggaggggggccacataagtgtggggtaggaactgtggaatcaggcaggggtgcaagaatttaggatttagtcttgttattttaaagaaggtgtacatgattatttaattatatttaataggaaccagtaagctgcatttagcaccatgctgcaaatacacattaaaaaaactttaaagaataaggtcttagttattttaataaagacatcctacaaggtgcccacggccccagcttatataatctacaagcttgatctgagatgcttgctggagtacaatgctaagttgacaacggtaacggagctgcagactgtttgatagttaatgaaacatagttcaaattcaacagtgtcagcaatcatccactatgcagggagactacagatcactataacgaccccatttatctgctggtattatttaaaaattgttttgacagaataaagccttagttattttaataaatatgttttttcagtaaatgtatattcatgctcatgtgcaccaacacacaaacacacacacacacacacaccggtggtcaggggctttaaagtttaactttaggtctgtgaaagtataggaccgcgatgtgtatacagaccccaaaacatactaacttagtcgttcatgagtcttattgtgaaaaaccacacaaaatagacttgtaaattttaaagaaaagacattaacagcttttgttaatgtttaaatgtataaacactttagatgtgtttgttaaacagtcaaacaaaaatgtgttattttaaagtagtataaaatataaccttaactttggacgcaagatgaacaacctacacacacacacacacagagcaaaaccccaagcatgcgcacaagcgcacaaccaaaggttgggaagtgtgctttccttatctcacaagtcatggaagggtgggagggggggggggcacataagtggggggtaggaactgtggaatcaggcaggggtgcaagaatttaggatatagtcttgttattttaaagaaggtgtacatgattatttaattacatttaatagcaaccagtaagctgcatttacacattaaatgcaaatacacattaaaaactttaaagaatggtaatatatcttgaccatagtttttagttacacaaatgttttaaaatgtgacatgaaagtttttcagatatacagatattttaaaaCGTaacaaagtttttcaaagtaagatgtacaaatgttttaaaatatgggaagtgtgctttccttatatcacaagtcatggaagggtgggaggggggccacataagtggggggtaggaactgtggaatcaggcaagggtgtaagaatttaggatatagtcttgttattttaaagaaggtgtacatgcttatttaattacatttaatagcaaccagtaagctgcatttacacattaaatgcaaatacacattaaaaactttaaagaatggtaatatatcttgaccatagtttttagttacacaaatattttaagacgtaacatgaaagtttttcaaagtaagatgtacaaatgtttaaaATCTGACATGAAATTTTTTTtaggtaagatgtacaaatgttttaaaatgtgacatgaaagtttttcaaagtaagatgtacagatgttttaagacgtaacatgaacgtttttcaaagtaagatgtacagatgttttaagatgtaagatgtttggggtGTGTTAAGTTCCACTCTAGTTCCACTCCAAAAGGACACACCGGGACAACTCTTGATTCACCTTTCGTTGAGTTTTATTTACCAACTTAGTCTTGTTGGTTTCAAGTTAATCAACCAATGTTTGAACCGTCAGGTTGATAACCTACaaagcacagacacagaggttCACCATGTCATTCTGTAAGATGTTAAAACAATACATGAGatttttagattatattaattaaattaaggtAAACAAATGAATCATTCTAAGTATTtcaaatgaattaataaaattaatctaGTGAATTAAGTTAAATCAAATAATAAATTCCATTAAATGCTCGCTTCAAACAACAGAACAGTTAAACATCAAATGTAATAAAGACAATCAAACGTCAAACAGACAATTAAATCAAAATGAAAGCTTTTGCATTTTAGTTCTTTTTAACTAATATAACCTAATAACATTTACCAACCATTGGTGTCTTTGGAGTAAACTCTTGAGTAGAGCTTGCTGTGCTGTTCCTTGGCTTGTTTGAAGACTGAGCTACCATTCCTGTTCAGGTGTTTTCATTTGTGATCAGCAGCCATTTTGctgatgcattatgggaaatgtagttctCAACGGTGGTGGCAACCTTAGACCTACTACTGTTCACTTATAACCCAAcagggtgttttacaaaaacattctgttatttgtttgcagcacaaacgtatttttaaaatgtacaaagttttatgcattcattttgtgaattagttttgaaatctaatatgaacatggcttttattttacaaaagcaaagttgtaaaaattttgtagggtttttatcaaaggagattttgttaatgtaacataaagtttttttattttcaaagttgcacaagtgtttcaaaatgtatcatgtactcgtgtgttgtatttttcaagcttgtacaaaaatgtttatgtacatttatcaaatgagtttttaaaatgtaccatgaccgtgtgttttattattcaaaataaaagttgtacatatgttttgttatatgtatgcaccacggttgtgtttttaaaatgtactaattttgtgaggtggtgggaataaagcgtatttaaaggggtacctctcatggaatctaccaatctttaccagctgatgaaccccgagccacacggggactgggggttttaaccgtgagactcgacacctaggcattagatccttatgtcagcaatggtccccatgcatgtacccagtgtagggtcaggtccagagaaagctgtaactacgagtgcacctggttaacagcatttaatttataacagtacgagctagaaaaatgcatttagcagtcgcattaaaacacgttaaagactttaaagaataaagccttagttattttttaataaagatggcttttcagtaaatgttggctttcctacaaggtgacccccgaggcctatgcttatagcatccgggtgcctgatttgagatgcttactgaggatgccatgttaacaccagtaactgagctgcaccatgtgtcacacttaatgaaacttagtcctaattcaacagaaccagtcgtcatccactttgcagtgagatttctgagcgaaaagtgagcgaagtttcattttcttactttaccacctatcggttagtaagggaaatggagacggtaatatgtcggacacgtcaatggcactgagcgcgagggagtgtgcggtgtggcgcgagccgctagctgatgtaacgctgcgaacagtggggctcttacgtttctaagatgcggctaactatccccgagacactttagccaggttcgtgtatatttgctcttaatgctgcggtcaacgccaggagggagctggctagcaataccatctttagctggtcttaaagcttgctgtatttttcattcagtacatacacggtttagaagaaaacctaatcgacatttaaataaataaaaaataaacatacaaaactattgaaatccaccagaagcatgtgcatatttttctggtttgcatgttatgtgtggttgtctaagcaccgtcgggcctagtgtttgataggtgatggagaagcatacggtcgtaaactgcatgcgcttatgccaacaggtgtttaacatacaaacatagacgctttctttaacgtgaaacatttaaaggctcattctgttttgtcgacattcttaattttattcaagtagcctctaatcaccttacacttgttctattttactgtagagtattttaaaacaatgtcactgtaatgtcaccacatgtcaaagctaacaaggtaacatgattgtatcggcggaacaaaaagccgtcgcctggatatgtatagacagatcatgtattgctcagcaaatcgaccgcattatgaaatctatttgtatttagacaaatatattgggaatgaagtgtcgcattttaagaggcagacattgaggccgaatttaagttggtcacaaatgtatttttcttctgcagctagaagcgtcatctgagcctgattttaactggcatgtcggtgtgggattcttatagtagaagttatgtgaattgcggtactctgaaattaagtgatatgtgtattagaatcgtgaagtgtcatcttccttttgttttaggttccccctgggcatttttatgaactgtattgcaatatcagacagtgtgtcatgaatttctgaaggcatgttatatatgaccgtttcttggatacgtctcttgtacagtagttgcagtttgtcaggacaagactgtttgcctaatgtgacatggtgaacaagtcctgtgattaaagcatgtctgctgcttaaaacattgtgttgtatgctgaaggtttcttgccggtacacgttgaattaccgttccattagaatattcaagtgttatttttaaatcatttaatgaaataggtatttatctcatcattgatgatgactgtggtccacctgtatgacaagtaacctgtcccggacagaggtttcttcaaggcctgttgtaggaaccccatggtgtagcattatgagaaagtatacagggagtagtacaaatgagcagtcgccctgcccctcttttactcattttggatgcttaaattactaaattgtgtctttaatgctattctgtatgattctatggtctgagtgagtctccagtactacatgaatggtaaacttaaaaactctacttctcttagcttaataatattttctttcttgagttgaattagtttgtgtctaattttcattttattgattttctgcacacttggattatttatttgccccccttgtcttaaaggctagagggggtctgtgcttgtgacctggcaattattttcggtgtttgtcactaaacttgcaatataaaatttgaagacaggtctgtgacctgtgcttgcaacaaaaaacgtctaagtggtagtaggcGAAGCACAGCGctgcctatactttctgaaaaggctaatcttttatggcacaggcaggaaaaaggtgatgatccactagcagctccaagacgaaaatggggtttattaaagaaaaacagagcaccctggggtaaaatactaagCAAAAAGACCGCGAGGGGTCCGAAACaagctgggagaaataagaatgaactaaagaaatcattaagtaacacaactaaggaactgggctaaacagagagcaggactaaaaaaaCTCTGAAAGTCAGATATGCATCCAGTACACATTGTTAACAGCATTACAATTGCAATTTTAGTTCTCAAAAGAACCCGGAATTTAAAAAGCTTccgaaaaaatgaaaataatgaaaactGTGGTTAAACTGGCCACACAGACACTCCTGAACTATAGTGTTACAAATATGAGTGGTGTGGACATTTACTAATATGTTCTAGAAGAGTGGCACAGTGGACACTGGCACCGATGCCTCAtacctccagggctggggggggaggggggtgcatgaTCTCACCATATTAGATAGGAATCCCATAACTACTCTGGTCATGCAGTTTAGCTGAGTGACACCATTTATATGCCTACAATGTATGACTGGGTATCTCCCCTGCGATGGCCTGGCCATCCCATCCAACGTTAGGGATGGGGTACAGCCTCATGCCCTGCGCTGCTCagtataggctccaggcccactgAGATCCTGACCAGAACAGGATGATGGAAGTTGGGTTCTTCCAGAAGAGCTACTTGCTCTTTATTCATACTGTGGTAATGTGCAGTACAAATGGCAGACTGACCAAATAGAACATCTGTACAGGTTTTACATGTAAAAATCTGAAGGTCATTCCTGCCAGCTAGAAATATCAATGacatcctccacagccaggctaGATATTTATTATACTATTTATTATACCATTTACCAGCACATCAGTTGAGTTTAAGCTGTTCATACAAAGATTTGTTGTTTACTTTGGGAATCCATGGTGCCCAGCATCTTAAATCATCGCAAATATTCTGCAGTGTTATCACCAGCATTTTACAAAGTTTGAATCAtaacagcagacagacagactcctGACCATTCTGCGATCAAGACCGATTTTCAACTCCTGCTGAACTACTACGTTGTCTTCAGATTATTTTGGATTGAAATCCACATGATGGAGGAGGTAAGTTTGAAGTTAATATTTTTGTAACTTCTCTGGTTAAAATATCCATCAAATATATCATGCATTAATTTCAATATTGTTTCCAAAATGCGAGTCTCAGGTTACACTGATTCAAGAGGCAGATCAGAGGCAGCAGAAGGCCCGGGACGAGCGTCGAGCCCTAAATGCAGCGGATCTCCCGGATCTCCAACCCTTACCCCCAAAGGATCCCACAGACCCAGCCTTGGAGGCTCTTTGGGAGGCCAGGAGGACAGAGCCGCTGAGGATCCACGGGCGCAGCGTGGAGGAGTACAGGGCGATGTACCGGCGGCTCGTGGAACCAAGGCTGCTCTACCCTTCTGGCCGACCTCGCCCCCACTCCCTCGATCTGGGGCGCAGGATAAAGCAGCGCCTGTGGGTTGCCGTCTCCTGCCCGAAATTCACCGAACAGGTGGGAGACAAAAATATAATTGACATCGCGGAGACCTCTGGCAACCCGGGGCTGAAGGGTTATGCCCCCCTGATCGAGGTCGATGTGTGGGACGAGCCCCCGGCCAAAGAGCCTCCAAAGAAGAGAGCGAGACATTAGTCCCTGCTCcatgtatataatgtatatatgtaaataaatgtaaatatgcatgTATTATACATAGGTTCAGTAAAAGTAAATATATATGGGTTAATtataagtaaatatatatgggttaaatataagtaaatatatatgtaatatataggttaaataagtaaatatatgtaatatatatgggttaaatacaagTAAATATATCTAATATATAGgttaaatataagtaaatatataatatataggttaagtataagtaaataaatataaatatatttaaaatcaactttgtgtgctcctttcttcttgtgTATAAGACCATGGTTTGACATGAGCTCATTTCAGTCATAACGCACGGATATTAATAAATGCTACTACTGCTGGTTGACACGTTtgttaaatatcacattttattGAGACAGTCTGTCTTTTCGGGACCGGAATTAGCACGCTAGCGGCTAATCGGCtgaatttctctttttttactttgggcctcaagCTATCATAGCATTGTTTAAAATGAAGACGTTTATGTCGAAATATCTCTTTTAATCGACATGGATCATGTTTAACCCCAGATGGGTAACCCAGAACTCTGGTTTAGTTGGTAACCAAGCAGCTGTGTTAAACCAGGTAAACTGACGGAAACCTGCGATTTCCCGTCAAATGTACATTACAGTCTAGGTCAGTCAGTACCAAAAGTTGCTAACCTGAAGCTAACCTGGTCCCTGACTTGGCTAAACAACTTCAGGATAAACTTGTGGGTTCTGCTTTGGCCAAACACTTATCCGGTATTTTCTGTTCGGATGAAGCGCGGCTCGGATTTAACTGGTTTCTTTAAAATGGCGGATAAGGGCGCGCTGCCATGTTGGTTTAAAGTGAAACgtaactttgtttgtttgttttatttatctatttatgcaTTTTAGTGGAATGTAAGTAAAAAAATGTGCGGTATATTTTAGTGATGCCAAGAAGCCGCTTATTATAATGATATATTAAGAGTATAAAAACAAGACTCACGCATTAGACGTGAGGCTCAAGCTGGAAAtcatacggcaaatctatattgttccattataaacctaaaatgagcTACCTGAAAAGCGTTGGGACAGtcagcaaaccctacagactagttacgaggtaataaaactgttgcatgcatgtaaatgcgtgtgcagactggtCTGGAATTGAAAATCACACTCGAGTTAGCAGTCCAAATTTTACACCCTTGCCTTTTTCATATTAAGGGCAATTTCAGTGTCTATGACATCCTTCGAGGACCATGCTAATTACTGCAGACACATCACATTAATCTTGCGCAATATTTTGTATCGATTCTCAAAAACCACAGACTGACCAGACACCGGACGTAGCGTACGACGCaccgctaacgttagcattagaaaACCTAGCTGACCATAGCGTCTGTTATCAATGGCTGAGTCCGAAAGAGTTCGGGCTTCTCGCCGTATGTAGTTGAAATGTTGACAAATTTTTCCATGGACTTTTATTAGATTGTTTTACTGATATAGACAAATGTTAATTTCTTTATTACACAGAAAATAGCTGGTATTGGGTGTTACAGTTATAAATGTGAATCCCACTGTTCTGATAGCATAAAAAGAGAACTTGCGTGTGGTGGTGTGTTCTTTATACTATATGACaattttcttaaacattagatATTAAAAAAACGGAATATGTCAACTTGCTTACAGTATTGCAGTGTTGTATATATGATGTACATAATACAGGGATGGTAAGAGTCCCCCATTCGCAACGGTGCACCGGAATAAGAGTTTATGATGGACTGCCTCATTTTATAAAGTGTACAACAGATACAATTTAGGATGAACTCGGGATGCATCGTTTCTAACATTTCTGTGTTGGTAAAATcagatttattaataattaataaggcCTTTTTTCTAGAAATGTGACAAATCATTTTTGACCAGTAATTTTATATTTGACGAGTAATATATTTGACCAGTAATTTTTAGATTGATTCCCCCTTTCTGAACTGTTCTGTATCTGTACTGTATTGAATTGCATAGTGTCATATTCTTTGGCATCATATCGCATTGAATCACATTGTGTTCAATCAAATTGTGTTGAATTGCACTGCATCGCAATAGGGGTGAATCATGTCGTATCGCATTagttgcttaatgtgtatctaaTGTATTGTATCGCTGGCAGTGTGGGTCACGTCAGCCTCAGTAATGGTGATGTATCAACTAATAtgatatggtgtgtgtgtgtgcgagcgtgtGCGAGCGTGTGTACATGCTGGACCTCCTACTTGCTCTGGTCTTGGACTTCTAGTCGCAACTCCTGGCTTCTGTATGTCATGTAAATGTTACTGCCTGCTTCACATAGACTGAGCTGCTGATTCTATCAGTTGTACGTCTGGAGATGGTCACTGTGATCTACAGGCAAGTTGTGTGTCCCTTAGCCTCTGCGGGAGCTGCTCATTGGTAAACAGGTttgtcgcagggcacaggttgTAGGTCACCTGGTGAGTTTGCTGCTCACGGGGATTTTGCTTCTGCCGCCGATGACAGGCCGTCGACACTCCCAGTGGCAAGGAGGACCCATCCATCCCTGGCAAAGACCATGGTGACATCCCCACCTTTGACGAGTGGAAGAAGAAGATGATGGAGAAGGAGAAAAGTGAGTCACCTTTCCTGATGGGGGCACCCTGATAGATGCAGATCTAACACACTGTGAGTtgtgctgatgatgatgatgatgatgaggaggaggaatgTGGGGTACAGAAGTCACACATGGTGAATTCAGATTTAATCTGTGAAGACTTGAGGTGAGAAGTCACCCTCACCCGTCAGGTGTTTGCCTTCTGTGAGGTCCGTCTCTTCCTCTGATAGGCCAGTCTGCCCACTCAtcatcctccaatggcagccctGTCGTCATGAAGaaggtgcagaactttaataacTATGCATCGGTGGAATGTGGAGCCAAAGTCCTGGCAGCGAACACTGAGGCCAAGGTACCATTGCTGACCTTCAGGAACCGTCTTAAGATTATAGTGCGTATGACTATGACTGTTTGTgtctgccatgcgatggactggcatcccatccaggatgactcccagccctgtgccctgcgcaCTCTgtgttaggagaaagcgccgtagctttcactcctacaatctagttatgttggagaaagcgccgtagctttcactcctacaatctcctgtgtgaggaagcgccgcagcttactactcacacacttccacttctaggacccaggaataatcgagacagcacacgtctttctgttttacttgcgcaagggtgcccacttcaggtgcaacagacagtatctgcgcctctgttgagtgtcacaccggacagtcccttggcttctttatttatagggtaggggaggggttacatgggtcttgtctttaactagtcaatgctgtgtgaggcctccgtgaaacagggttaatacaaagcattacatatctcaaggtgggccccctgctatgttgacagaatctgtttcctttctcaaggtctcttattcctgcgtcacaatctggtaggcccctgtgaggacatcttgtctgcaaccctttctgggccatgggttagttgttaagggttgcacgtacacatataggaggataataatatgataaaatacacagatacactctaacagtccctcctgtttatcatgttaATTATACATTTGCTGTGATATAAAAAGAGACAAGGGTGTAGCATCTCTAAACTTCGGGACTGGGCCATGCCGGTGAGGATTTCGGCCCGTCCGTCATGGTGCGTCATGCATCcacccctgctcctcttcatctgcaTCTGTTTCCATGTTTTGGGTGAGGGACAAAAACATATTCTCCTGGGCTCGGAAAGCAGAGCTCAGGGCAGAATTAATCATTATACGAAAACAAGGTATCACTGTGATACAACAAGAGAAGAACATCACAAAGAATGCAAAAAATGGTATACTCAATTTGAGTAATATGGACCACCA
This genomic interval from Brienomyrus brachyistius isolate T26 chromosome 21, BBRACH_0.4, whole genome shotgun sequence contains the following:
- the LOC125716670 gene encoding uncharacterized protein C22orf31-like isoform X2; this translates as MMEEVTLIQEADQRQQKARDERRALNAADLPDLQPLPPKDPTDPALEALWEARRTEPLRIHGRSVEEYRAMYRRLVEPRLLYPSGRPRPHSLDLGRRIKQRLWVAVSCPKFTEQVGDKNIIDIAETSGNPGLKGYAPLIEVDVWDEPPAKEPPKKRARH
- the LOC125716670 gene encoding uncharacterized protein C22orf31-like isoform X1, which encodes MMEESQVTLIQEADQRQQKARDERRALNAADLPDLQPLPPKDPTDPALEALWEARRTEPLRIHGRSVEEYRAMYRRLVEPRLLYPSGRPRPHSLDLGRRIKQRLWVAVSCPKFTEQVGDKNIIDIAETSGNPGLKGYAPLIEVDVWDEPPAKEPPKKRARH